From Hugenholtzia roseola DSM 9546, one genomic window encodes:
- a CDS encoding DNA methyltransferase, with protein sequence GDTGEIRSFEDRFSGGIEHYIAWLKDRVFEMHRILKPTGSIFIHCDWHANAHIRVHILDKVFGVNNFVNEIVWKRATTHNDTKQGAKHFGRVTDTIFFYAKDAKNYTFNPQHERYTSDYVAQSYNKIDENGRRFKASDLSAAKGGGDTSFEWQGKKPPQGRYWAYSKANMEKFEQEGRIYYSKTGKPYLKHYLDEMPGTSVDSLWFNCVFKTKKERIGYPTQKPEALLERIIKSASNEGDTVLDCFVGGGTTVAVADRLGRNWIGIDQSVQAIKVTEFRLNLQQGKAAGKTQDVFAKPFSVALHKYDYDTLRYQNAFEFETWIVQQFGGLSNAKQRGDLGLDGRTRENQPIQVKRSDNIGRNVVDNFFSAIQRFDKTSFEKNKSENKPVGFIIAFSFGKGAIQEVARLKVEEQVLIELVTVESIVPIAKKPTLQVEIKDLGLQKELREIEFVAKGESENGIEFYAWQFDYKDNFVPDVLLDKQGRQVQKFKTGAYQIAVKVIDNEGLESMEVIKLKINGAIQVNK encoded by the coding sequence GGCGATACAGGCGAAATACGCAGCTTCGAAGACCGTTTTAGCGGTGGCATCGAGCATTATATTGCGTGGCTCAAAGATAGGGTTTTCGAAATGCATCGAATTTTGAAACCCACAGGCTCGATTTTTATTCATTGCGATTGGCATGCCAATGCGCATATTCGGGTGCATATTTTAGATAAAGTTTTTGGTGTGAATAACTTTGTGAATGAAATTGTATGGAAAAGAGCCACAACACACAACGATACCAAACAAGGCGCAAAGCATTTTGGGAGGGTGACAGATACGATTTTCTTTTATGCAAAAGACGCAAAAAATTATACTTTTAATCCACAACATGAACGATATACTTCTGACTATGTAGCACAATCCTACAATAAAATTGATGAGAATGGACGTAGGTTTAAAGCCTCTGACCTTTCTGCGGCGAAAGGTGGGGGGGATACTTCTTTTGAGTGGCAGGGGAAAAAACCGCCCCAAGGACGCTATTGGGCATATTCGAAGGCGAATATGGAAAAATTTGAACAAGAGGGGCGCATTTATTATTCCAAAACAGGAAAGCCTTATCTCAAACATTATCTTGACGAGATGCCAGGCACCAGCGTAGATAGTTTGTGGTTTAATTGTGTTTTTAAAACTAAAAAAGAGCGCATTGGCTATCCTACCCAAAAACCAGAAGCTCTTTTGGAACGCATCATTAAGTCGGCGAGCAACGAAGGCGATACCGTTTTGGATTGCTTTGTAGGCGGCGGCACAACGGTTGCGGTGGCGGATAGGTTAGGGCGAAATTGGATAGGAATAGACCAAAGTGTGCAGGCAATAAAAGTAACAGAATTTAGATTAAATTTGCAACAAGGCAAGGCAGCAGGCAAAACGCAAGATGTCTTTGCCAAGCCCTTTTCGGTGGCGTTGCACAAGTACGATTATGATACCCTTCGCTACCAAAATGCGTTTGAGTTTGAAACTTGGATAGTGCAGCAATTTGGCGGACTTTCTAATGCAAAGCAGCGCGGCGATTTGGGTCTTGATGGCAGAACGCGCGAGAATCAGCCCATTCAAGTAAAACGCAGCGACAACATTGGTAGGAATGTGGTAGATAATTTTTTCTCTGCTATTCAGCGTTTTGATAAAACAAGTTTTGAAAAAAATAAATCAGAAAACAAACCTGTTGGCTTTATTATCGCCTTTTCTTTCGGCAAAGGTGCAATTCAGGAGGTAGCGCGTTTGAAGGTGGAGGAGCAGGTTCTTATCGAACTTGTAACGGTAGAAAGTATCGTACCTATCGCTAAAAAGCCCACTTTGCAGGTGGAAATCAAGGATTTAGGCTTACAAAAAGAGTTGCGCGAAATAGAATTTGTAGCCAAAGGCGAAAGCGAAAATGGAATCGAATTTTATGCTTGGCAATTTGACTACAAAGATAATTTTGTACCTGACGTACTATTAGACAAACAAGGTAGGCAGGTTCAAAAATTTA